Proteins encoded together in one Bosea sp. (in: a-proteobacteria) window:
- the accD gene encoding acetyl-CoA carboxylase, carboxyltransferase subunit beta, with protein MNWISEVVRPRIKTLFKRESPENLWIKCPDSGQMVFHKDVEANGYVIPGSGHHMRVSAPERLKLTFDDGKWLDVALPEVAIDPLKFRDEKRYADRLKDARAKTGAQDAFKIGYGRVKGLPMTVAVQDFHFMGGSLGMAAGEAFIKGAETALDKKTPYVVFAASGGARMQEGILSLMQLPRTTVAVRRLRAAGLPYLVVLTNPTTGGVTASYAMLGDIQIAEPGALIGFAGPRVIEQTIREKLPDGFQRSEYLKDHGMVDMVVHRHDLPETLARLGRLLTRQPAAAGTAPAKPAPVPPQPAAEAV; from the coding sequence ATGAACTGGATTTCCGAAGTCGTCCGGCCGCGCATCAAGACGCTGTTCAAGCGCGAGAGCCCCGAGAACCTCTGGATCAAATGCCCCGATTCCGGGCAGATGGTCTTCCACAAGGATGTCGAGGCCAATGGCTACGTCATCCCCGGCTCCGGGCACCATATGCGCGTCAGCGCGCCGGAGCGGCTGAAGCTGACCTTCGACGACGGCAAATGGCTCGACGTCGCGCTGCCCGAGGTCGCGATCGACCCGCTGAAGTTCCGCGACGAGAAGCGCTATGCCGACCGGCTGAAGGACGCCCGCGCCAAGACCGGCGCGCAGGATGCCTTCAAGATCGGCTATGGCCGGGTCAAGGGCCTGCCGATGACCGTCGCGGTGCAGGATTTCCACTTCATGGGCGGCTCGCTCGGCATGGCGGCGGGCGAGGCCTTCATCAAGGGCGCCGAGACCGCGCTCGACAAGAAGACGCCCTATGTCGTCTTCGCGGCGTCGGGCGGGGCGCGCATGCAGGAGGGCATCCTCTCGCTGATGCAATTGCCGCGCACGACGGTCGCGGTGCGCCGCCTCAGGGCGGCGGGGCTGCCCTATCTCGTCGTCCTGACCAATCCGACGACCGGCGGCGTCACCGCCTCCTACGCCATGCTGGGCGACATCCAGATCGCCGAGCCCGGCGCGCTGATCGGCTTCGCCGGCCCGCGCGTGATCGAGCAGACGATCCGCGAAAAGCTGCCGGACGGCTTCCAGCGCTCGGAATATCTCAAGGACCACGGCATGGTCGACATGGTGGTGCATCGCCACGACCTGCCGGAGACGCTGGCCCGGCTCGGCCGCCTGCTGACCAGACAGCCCGCCGCCGCGGGGACCGCGCCCGCGAAACCGGCGCCCGTGCCGCCGCAGCCGGCCGCCGAGGCGGTCTGA
- a CDS encoding monovalent cation/H+ antiporter subunit A → MQGSTPLIWLVVLPFVTSLAAAALRSNARNAEAWLAGLMTLGLLILTILLYPAVANGAVLRLDIPWVAGLGLVLALRLDGFAWMFAMLITGIGFLVVVYTRYYMSPDDPIPRFYAFFLAFMGSMLGIVLSGNLIQLVVFWELTSIFSFLLIGYWFHNAAARDGARMALTMTGLGGLALLAGALAIGHVVGSYDLDTVLASGNRIRDHGLYRVILVLVLLGAFTKSAQFPFHFWLPNAMAAPTPVSAFLHSATMVKAGVFLMARLWPVLAGTYEWFWIVGFAGMATLLLGACFAIFQQDIKGLLAYSTISHLGLITLLLSLGSPLGAVAAIFHMMNHATFKASLFMAAGIIDHEAGTRDMRRIGGLFSLMPITGTLAMVASAAMAGVPLLNGFLSKEMFFAETIEQHADSILDTAAPYVAVLASAFAVTYSIRFIHGVFFGPRPADMPHEPHEPPFFMRLPVLLLVIACLLVGTIPGLTIGPYLHSAVVSVLGEATPRYSLAIWHGFTVPLMMSLVALAAGTLLYLNLRSYLATSEEGPPYIRQLKGQRIFERVMVSVAWRWARQLESWLGTRRLQPQLWLLVAVAFAAAVAATVGRPFRPAALTMSGADPVFVGLWAVGIACAVGAAYQAKFHRLVAVILMSGAGLVTCITFVWLSAPDLALTQLVVEVVTTVLILLGLRWLPKRIEGGSDTSTAAAARRYRDLVLALACGAGMTAIAYLVMTSPPPPTIADYFLENAYTGGGGRNVVNVILVDFRGFDTFGEITVLGIVALTVFALLRRFRPAPDTIESPAQQRQQAAVDDPEARPGAGSIASDYLLVPSVIMRWLFPVIAVFAAYLFLRGHDVPGGGFVAGIAMASAFILQYMAAGTRWVEERLRILPVRWMGFGLLTAAATGMGSWLFGYPFLTSHARYLDLALIGKVPAATALVFDLGVFSLVMGATVLMLIALAHQSIRKLRAAKIPAPAEAETSRWN, encoded by the coding sequence ATGCAAGGCAGCACGCCCCTGATCTGGCTCGTCGTGCTGCCGTTCGTGACGAGCCTCGCCGCCGCGGCGCTGCGCTCCAATGCCCGCAACGCGGAAGCCTGGCTCGCCGGGCTGATGACGCTTGGCCTGCTGATCCTGACGATCCTGCTCTATCCCGCGGTCGCCAACGGGGCGGTGCTGCGCCTCGATATCCCCTGGGTTGCCGGGCTCGGCCTCGTGCTGGCGCTGAGGCTCGACGGCTTCGCCTGGATGTTTGCGATGCTGATCACGGGGATCGGCTTCCTCGTCGTGGTCTACACCCGCTACTACATGTCGCCCGACGATCCGATCCCGCGCTTCTACGCCTTCTTCCTCGCCTTCATGGGCTCGATGCTCGGGATCGTCCTCTCCGGCAACCTGATCCAGCTCGTCGTCTTCTGGGAACTGACGAGCATCTTCTCCTTCCTCCTGATCGGCTACTGGTTCCACAACGCCGCCGCCCGCGACGGGGCGCGCATGGCCTTGACCATGACCGGCCTCGGGGGGCTCGCGCTGCTCGCGGGCGCGCTTGCGATCGGGCATGTCGTGGGAAGCTACGACCTCGACACGGTGCTGGCGTCGGGGAACAGGATCCGGGATCACGGGCTCTACCGTGTGATCCTGGTGCTCGTCCTGCTCGGCGCCTTCACCAAGAGCGCGCAGTTCCCGTTCCATTTCTGGCTGCCGAACGCGATGGCCGCGCCCACGCCGGTTTCGGCCTTCCTGCACTCGGCGACCATGGTGAAGGCCGGCGTCTTCCTGATGGCACGGCTTTGGCCGGTGCTGGCCGGCACCTATGAATGGTTCTGGATCGTCGGCTTCGCGGGGATGGCGACGCTCCTGCTCGGCGCCTGCTTCGCGATCTTCCAGCAGGACATCAAGGGCCTGCTCGCCTATTCGACGATCAGCCATCTCGGGCTGATCACGCTGCTGCTCAGCCTCGGCAGCCCGCTCGGCGCGGTCGCCGCGATCTTCCACATGATGAACCACGCGACCTTCAAGGCGTCGCTGTTCATGGCGGCCGGCATCATCGACCACGAGGCCGGGACACGCGACATGCGCCGCATCGGCGGGCTGTTCTCGCTGATGCCGATCACCGGGACGCTCGCCATGGTGGCGAGCGCGGCGATGGCCGGCGTGCCGCTGCTCAACGGCTTCCTCTCCAAGGAGATGTTCTTCGCCGAGACGATCGAGCAGCATGCCGATTCGATCCTCGACACCGCCGCCCCTTACGTCGCGGTGCTGGCCAGCGCCTTCGCGGTGACCTATTCGATCCGCTTCATCCACGGCGTCTTCTTCGGGCCAAGGCCGGCGGACATGCCGCACGAGCCGCACGAGCCGCCCTTCTTCATGCGGCTGCCGGTGCTGCTCCTGGTGATCGCCTGCCTTCTGGTCGGCACCATTCCAGGCCTCACCATCGGCCCCTATCTGCACAGCGCCGTGGTCTCGGTCCTCGGCGAGGCAACGCCGCGCTACAGCCTCGCGATCTGGCACGGCTTCACCGTGCCGCTGATGATGAGCCTCGTCGCGCTCGCCGCCGGCACGCTGCTCTACCTGAACCTGCGCAGCTATCTCGCGACCAGCGAGGAAGGCCCGCCCTATATCCGGCAGCTCAAGGGCCAGCGCATCTTCGAGCGCGTGATGGTCTCCGTGGCCTGGCGCTGGGCGCGGCAGCTGGAGAGCTGGCTCGGCACGCGCCGCCTGCAGCCGCAGCTCTGGCTCCTGGTCGCGGTCGCGTTCGCCGCGGCGGTCGCGGCCACCGTCGGCCGGCCGTTTCGCCCGGCGGCGCTGACGATGAGCGGCGCCGATCCGGTCTTCGTCGGATTATGGGCGGTCGGCATCGCCTGCGCCGTGGGCGCCGCCTATCAGGCCAAGTTCCACCGCCTCGTCGCCGTCATCCTGATGAGCGGCGCGGGGCTCGTCACCTGCATCACCTTCGTCTGGCTCTCGGCGCCGGACCTCGCGCTCACCCAGCTCGTCGTCGAGGTCGTCACCACGGTCCTGATCCTGCTCGGCCTGCGCTGGCTGCCGAAGCGGATCGAGGGGGGAAGCGACACCTCGACCGCCGCCGCCGCCCGCCGCTATCGCGACCTCGTGCTGGCGCTCGCCTGCGGCGCGGGCATGACGGCGATCGCCTATCTGGTGATGACGAGCCCGCCGCCGCCGACCATCGCCGACTACTTCCTCGAAAACGCCTATACCGGCGGCGGCGGGCGCAACGTCGTCAACGTCATCCTCGTCGACTTCCGCGGCTTCGACACCTTCGGCGAGATCACCGTGCTCGGCATCGTGGCGCTGACCGTGTTCGCGCTGCTGCGCCGGTTCCGCCCGGCGCCGGACACGATCGAATCCCCGGCGCAGCAGCGCCAGCAGGCCGCGGTCGACGACCCCGAGGCGCGGCCGGGCGCGGGCAGCATCGCCAGCGACTATCTCCTGGTGCCTTCGGTGATCATGCGCTGGCTGTTCCCGGTGATCGCGGTGTTCGCGGCCTATCTGTTCCTGCGCGGGCACGACGTGCCGGGCGGCGGCTTCGTCGCCGGCATCGCCATGGCCTCGGCCTTCATCCTGCAATACATGGCGGCCGGCACGCGCTGGGTCGAGGAGAGGCTGCGCATCCTGCCCGTCCGCTGGATGGGCTTCGGCCTCCTCACCGCCGCCGCCACGGGGATGGGCTCCTGGCTGTTCGGCTATCCCTTCCTCACCTCGCATGCCCGCTATCTCGACCTGGCCCTGATCGGGAAGGTGCCGGCCGCGACCGCGCTCGTCTTCGACCTCGGCGTCTTCTCGCTGGTGATGGGCGCGACCGTGCTGATGCTGATCGCGCTCGCGCACCAGTCGATCCGCAAGCTGCGCGCTGCGAAGATTCCGGCTCCGGCCGAAGCGGAGACCTCCCGATGGAACTGA
- a CDS encoding folylpolyglutamate synthase/dihydrofolate synthase family protein, whose protein sequence is MGSSDALLARFMALHPKLIDLSLGRILTLLERLGDPQKRLPPVIHVAGTNGKGSTIAFMRAILEAAGLRVHVYTSPHLVRFHERIRLGAAGGGRFVCEDGLTEALERCEAANAGDPMTFFEMTTAAGFLLFAENPADVLLLEVGLGGRFDATNVIAHPACAVVTPVSLDHSEYLGDSVTKIAGEKAGIFKRGAPAVIAPQEPEPTAVLEAAAERAGASRILIGAQDFNVHEAGGRLVYEDQDGLLDLPLPRLTGRHQHVNAGTAIAALRAAGYGALRPQAFEEGMRSADWPARLQRLARGALAEIVPERAELWLDGGHNPDGGRSLAQAMADLADRNPAPLVMIAGLLSTKDATATLRPFKGLAQRLYAVPILNSLAARPAEEVAEAARGAGLAAEVASSVEQAIRTIAAQGWPAPPRILICGSLYLAGEVLSANGTPPT, encoded by the coding sequence ATGGGGTCTTCCGACGCCTTGCTCGCGCGCTTCATGGCGCTGCATCCCAAGCTGATCGACCTGTCGCTCGGCCGCATCCTCACTTTGCTCGAACGCCTCGGCGATCCGCAGAAGCGCCTGCCGCCGGTGATCCATGTCGCCGGCACCAACGGCAAGGGTTCGACCATCGCCTTCATGCGGGCGATCCTCGAGGCGGCGGGACTTCGCGTCCATGTCTACACCTCGCCGCATCTGGTGCGCTTCCACGAGCGCATCCGGCTGGGCGCGGCCGGCGGCGGGCGCTTCGTCTGCGAGGACGGGCTCACCGAAGCGCTGGAGCGCTGCGAGGCCGCCAATGCCGGCGATCCGATGACCTTCTTCGAGATGACGACGGCGGCGGGCTTCCTGCTCTTCGCCGAGAACCCGGCCGACGTGCTCCTGCTCGAGGTCGGGCTCGGCGGGCGCTTCGACGCGACCAACGTCATCGCGCATCCGGCCTGCGCGGTGGTGACGCCGGTCTCGCTCGACCATTCCGAATATCTCGGCGACAGCGTCACCAAGATCGCCGGCGAGAAGGCCGGTATCTTCAAGCGCGGCGCGCCGGCCGTGATCGCGCCGCAGGAGCCGGAGCCGACCGCCGTGCTGGAGGCAGCGGCCGAGCGCGCCGGCGCCTCCAGGATCCTGATCGGGGCACAGGATTTCAACGTCCACGAGGCGGGCGGGCGGCTGGTCTACGAGGATCAGGACGGGCTGCTCGATCTGCCGTTGCCGCGCCTGACCGGCCGCCACCAGCACGTCAATGCCGGCACGGCCATCGCCGCCTTGCGCGCCGCCGGCTACGGCGCCCTGCGGCCCCAGGCCTTCGAGGAGGGGATGCGCAGCGCCGACTGGCCGGCGCGGCTGCAAAGGCTCGCGCGCGGCGCGCTCGCGGAGATCGTGCCGGAGCGGGCGGAGCTGTGGCTCGACGGCGGCCACAACCCCGATGGCGGGCGCTCGCTCGCGCAGGCCATGGCCGATCTCGCCGACCGCAACCCGGCACCGCTCGTCATGATCGCGGGGCTGCTCTCGACCAAGGACGCCACCGCGACGCTGCGGCCCTTCAAGGGGCTGGCGCAGAGGCTCTACGCCGTGCCGATCCTGAACTCACTCGCCGCGCGCCCGGCCGAGGAGGTCGCCGAGGCCGCGCGCGGCGCCGGGCTTGCCGCGGAGGTCGCGAGCTCGGTCGAGCAGGCGATCAGGACGATCGCGGCGCAGGGCTGGCCGGCGCCGCCGCGCATCCTGATCTGCGGCTCGCTCTACCTCGCCGGCGAGGTGCTCTCGGCCAACGGCACGCCGCCGACATAG
- a CDS encoding Na+/H+ antiporter subunit C: MELTLAIGIGVLVGSGVWLLLRPRTYQVIIGLSLIAYGVNLFIFSMGRLRMNAAPVLPSGAPVDPAAYVDPIPQALVLTAIVIGFATTALFLVVLLVSRGQTGSDHVDGREP, encoded by the coding sequence ATGGAACTGACGCTCGCCATCGGGATCGGGGTGCTCGTCGGCTCCGGCGTCTGGCTTCTGCTGCGCCCGCGCACCTATCAGGTCATCATCGGGCTCTCGCTGATCGCCTATGGCGTCAACCTGTTCATCTTCTCGATGGGCCGGCTGCGGATGAACGCGGCCCCGGTCCTGCCTTCGGGCGCGCCGGTCGATCCCGCGGCTTACGTCGATCCGATCCCGCAGGCGCTGGTGCTGACGGCGATCGTCATCGGCTTCGCCACGACGGCGCTCTTCCTCGTCGTGCTCCTGGTCTCGCGCGGGCAGACGGGAAGCGACCATGTCGACGGCCGGGAGCCGTGA
- the hrpB gene encoding ATP-dependent helicase HrpB, with translation MRAFAQPLPIDAVLGDLAAALRARPNAVLVAPPGAGKTTRVPLALLDEPWTKGGKLILLEPRRLAARGAANRMAETLGERLGETVGLRVRLGSRIGPRTRIEVVTEGVFVRMILDDPALEGVAAVLFDEFHERSLDADFGLALALDAQSGLREDLRLLVMSATLDGARVAKLLGDAPVIESEGRAFPVETRYRGRDPLKRIEDQVTETILLALNEQPGSQLVFLPGQGEIRRVEERLRERLRDASVEIAPLYGALDQREQDRAVLPAPVGKRKIVLATAIAETSLTIEGVRVVIDSGLARVPVYEPDIGVTRLETRRVSRAAADQRRGRAGRTGPGVCYRLWEEAATGALEAFARPEILSADLSPLLLDCAAWGVADPTRLAFLDPPPVPALKEARLLLSSIGALDADGRIAPEGRALQALPLPPRLARMVVAAGRFGQADPAADLAAVLVERGLGGDAVDLAERLERFSRERGGRAGDMRRLAEGWARMVGRGAHQDEQLSPGLILAFAYPDRVAKARAPGSGQYLLANGRGAALEPSQRLAREPFIVVAEMTGAAQQARIMAAAAIGEPEIAALVARGLAPFAIAEREEASFDRAARALRVRAVRRYGALALSERPLPVADTPENAEALAKGIAALGIGLLPWSKGQNQLRERAAFLRKAEPEAGWPDLSDEGLAQAPEAWLAPHLVGRASLAAVQAADLDSALASLLPWEMKRRLDAQAPTHFTAPTGSCLAVDYAAEAGPTISVRVQELYGLAAHPALAGGRVPLVLELLSPAHRPIQVTRDLPGFWRGSWSAVKAEMKGRYPRHPWPDDPAAAPPTTRAKPRGT, from the coding sequence ATGCGCGCCTTCGCCCAACCCCTGCCCATCGACGCCGTCCTCGGCGACCTCGCGGCCGCGCTGCGGGCGAGGCCGAACGCCGTCCTCGTCGCGCCGCCCGGCGCCGGCAAGACGACGCGCGTGCCGCTCGCCCTGCTCGACGAGCCCTGGACCAAGGGCGGCAAGCTGATCCTGCTCGAGCCGCGGCGGCTTGCGGCGCGCGGCGCGGCGAACCGGATGGCTGAGACGCTGGGCGAGCGCCTCGGCGAGACGGTGGGCCTGCGCGTTCGCCTCGGCTCGAGGATCGGCCCCAGGACCCGCATCGAGGTCGTGACCGAAGGCGTCTTCGTCCGGATGATCCTCGACGACCCGGCGCTGGAAGGCGTCGCGGCCGTGCTCTTCGACGAATTCCACGAGCGCTCGCTCGATGCCGATTTCGGCCTGGCGCTGGCGCTCGACGCTCAAAGCGGCCTGCGCGAGGATCTACGCCTCCTCGTCATGTCCGCGACCCTCGACGGCGCCCGCGTCGCGAAGCTTCTGGGCGATGCGCCGGTGATCGAAAGCGAAGGCCGCGCCTTTCCGGTCGAGACGCGCTATCGCGGCCGCGATCCGCTGAAGCGCATCGAGGATCAGGTCACCGAGACGATCCTGCTCGCGCTGAACGAGCAGCCGGGCTCGCAGCTCGTCTTCCTGCCCGGCCAGGGCGAGATCCGCCGCGTCGAGGAGCGCCTGCGCGAAAGGCTGCGCGACGCAAGCGTCGAGATCGCGCCCCTCTACGGCGCGCTCGATCAGCGCGAGCAGGACCGCGCCGTGCTGCCGGCGCCTGTCGGCAAGCGCAAGATCGTGCTGGCGACGGCCATCGCCGAGACCTCGCTGACCATCGAGGGCGTGCGCGTCGTGATCGATTCCGGCCTCGCCCGCGTGCCGGTCTACGAGCCCGATATCGGCGTCACCCGGCTGGAGACCCGCCGCGTCAGCCGCGCCGCCGCCGATCAGCGCCGGGGCCGTGCCGGCCGCACCGGGCCCGGCGTCTGCTACCGGCTCTGGGAGGAGGCCGCGACCGGCGCGCTCGAAGCCTTCGCCCGGCCCGAGATCCTCTCCGCCGACCTCTCCCCGCTGCTGCTCGACTGCGCCGCCTGGGGCGTGGCCGATCCGACGCGCCTCGCCTTTCTCGATCCGCCCCCAGTGCCCGCCCTCAAGGAAGCGCGCCTGCTCTTGAGCAGCATCGGCGCGCTCGACGCCGACGGCCGCATCGCCCCGGAGGGGCGCGCCTTGCAGGCCCTGCCGCTGCCGCCGCGTCTTGCCCGCATGGTCGTGGCGGCGGGCCGTTTCGGGCAGGCCGATCCGGCGGCCGATCTCGCGGCGGTGCTGGTCGAGCGCGGCCTCGGCGGCGATGCGGTCGACCTCGCCGAGCGGCTGGAGCGCTTCAGCCGCGAGCGCGGCGGCCGGGCCGGCGACATGCGCCGCCTCGCCGAGGGCTGGGCGCGGATGGTCGGGCGCGGCGCCCATCAGGACGAACAGCTTTCGCCCGGCCTGATCCTCGCCTTCGCCTATCCCGACCGCGTCGCCAAGGCGCGCGCGCCGGGCTCCGGCCAATATCTCCTCGCCAATGGCCGGGGCGCCGCGCTGGAGCCGTCGCAGCGTCTGGCGCGCGAGCCCTTCATCGTCGTCGCGGAGATGACCGGCGCGGCCCAGCAGGCCCGCATCATGGCCGCCGCCGCGATCGGCGAGCCCGAGATCGCGGCGCTCGTCGCCCGTGGCCTCGCCCCCTTCGCCATCGCGGAGCGCGAGGAGGCGAGCTTCGACCGGGCCGCCCGCGCCCTGCGTGTCCGGGCGGTGCGGCGCTATGGCGCGCTTGCCCTGTCGGAACGGCCGCTCCCGGTCGCGGATACGCCGGAGAATGCCGAGGCGCTGGCCAAGGGAATTGCCGCGCTCGGCATCGGCCTCCTGCCCTGGAGCAAGGGACAAAACCAGTTGCGCGAGCGCGCCGCCTTCCTGCGCAAGGCCGAGCCGGAGGCCGGCTGGCCCGATCTCTCCGACGAAGGGTTGGCGCAGGCACCGGAAGCGTGGCTCGCGCCGCATCTCGTCGGCCGCGCCTCGCTCGCGGCGGTTCAGGCCGCCGATCTCGATTCGGCGCTGGCGAGCCTGCTGCCCTGGGAGATGAAGCGCCGGCTCGATGCGCAGGCGCCGACCCATTTCACCGCCCCGACCGGCTCCTGCCTCGCGGTCGACTATGCCGCCGAGGCCGGTCCGACGATCTCGGTCAGGGTGCAGGAGCTCTACGGGCTTGCGGCGCATCCGGCGCTGGCGGGCGGGCGGGTGCCGCTGGTGCTGGAGCTGCTTTCCCCGGCGCATCGCCCGATTCAGGTCACACGCGACCTGCCCGGCTTCTGGCGCGGCTCCTGGTCTGCGGTGAAGGCCGAGATGAAGGGCCGCTATCCCCGCCACCCCTGGCCCGACGATCCCGCCGCCGCCCCGCCGACGACGCGGGCGAAGCCGCGAGGGACGTGA
- a CDS encoding DUF1194 domain-containing protein: MRRWLYGLLCLAAVLWHPALLRAQTAPEEVDVALVLAVDVSYSMDLDELALQRNGYIEAFRSRQLHDAIGKGAIGKIAVTYFEWAGGSFQYVVRPWKVIDGPAAAVAFAEELGEAPTRRGRRTSISAAIDFGVQLLEQSNVAAMRRVIDVSGDGANNDGRPVTAARDDAGAKGIAINGLPVMLKQASYFDIDNLDGYYSDCVITGPGAFVVPIRDKSQFVEATKTKLLREIAEAPADATLQKAQARSTANCLAGERQWRDRMGN, from the coding sequence ATGCGGCGCTGGCTATACGGTCTTCTATGTCTGGCGGCGGTGCTGTGGCACCCCGCGTTGCTCCGGGCCCAGACGGCGCCCGAGGAGGTCGACGTCGCGCTCGTGCTCGCGGTCGACGTCTCCTATTCGATGGATCTCGACGAGCTCGCCCTGCAGCGCAACGGCTATATCGAAGCCTTCCGCTCCCGCCAGCTCCACGACGCCATCGGCAAGGGCGCGATCGGCAAGATCGCCGTGACCTATTTCGAATGGGCCGGCGGCAGCTTCCAATATGTCGTGCGGCCCTGGAAGGTGATCGACGGGCCCGCCGCGGCCGTCGCCTTCGCCGAGGAGCTGGGCGAGGCGCCGACGCGGCGCGGCCGGCGTACCTCGATCTCGGCTGCGATCGACTTCGGCGTGCAGCTTCTGGAACAGTCCAACGTCGCGGCCATGCGGCGCGTCATCGACGTCTCCGGCGACGGCGCCAACAATGACGGGCGCCCGGTCACCGCCGCCCGCGACGATGCCGGCGCCAAGGGCATCGCCATCAACGGCCTGCCGGTGATGCTGAAGCAGGCCAGCTATTTCGACATCGACAATCTCGACGGCTACTACAGCGACTGCGTCATCACGGGCCCGGGCGCCTTCGTCGTCCCGATCCGCGACAAGAGCCAGTTCGTCGAGGCGACGAAGACGAAGCTGCTGCGCGAGATCGCCGAGGCGCCGGCCGATGCGACGCTGCAAAAGGCGCAAGCCCGCAGCACCGCCAACTGCCTCGCCGGCGAGCGGCAATGGCGCGACCGGATGGGGAATTGA
- a CDS encoding helix-turn-helix transcriptional regulator — protein sequence MPLFPEQCRAARGLLDWTQNQLAAASGLSRSTIKDFERHRHALNRSSEELLLNALLRGGVELVSADRGAQGMGVCLRMREAES from the coding sequence ATGCCGCTCTTTCCCGAGCAGTGCCGCGCGGCGCGGGGCCTTCTCGACTGGACGCAGAACCAGCTTGCAGCCGCCTCGGGCCTGTCGCGCAGCACGATCAAGGATTTCGAGCGCCATCGCCACGCCCTGAACCGCAGCTCCGAGGAACTCCTGCTCAACGCTCTCTTGCGCGGCGGCGTGGAGCTCGTCTCCGCCGACAGGGGCGCGCAGGGGATGGGCGTGTGCCTGAGGATGCGCGAGGCGGAGAGCTGA
- the trpA gene encoding tryptophan synthase subunit alpha, with product MTETGQTRIQNRFRACAREGRAALVTFVTAGDPDFETASEILAALPGAGADVIELGVPFTDPMADGVPVQLAGQRALKAGQTLRKTLAMVESFRKAGHDTPIVLMGYYNPIWAYGVEAFLAEARRVGVDGLIVVDLPPEEDAELCLPALAAGVSFIRLATPTTDDRRLPKVLQNTSGFVYYVSMTGVTGGAIADYGAVGAAVARIKRHTDLPVAVGFGVKTAADAAAIARGADGVVVGSALVERVRLSLDGQGKATDKTVAAVTALVGELAQGIRSAARAA from the coding sequence ATGACAGAAACCGGCCAGACCCGTATCCAGAACCGCTTCAGGGCTTGCGCCCGCGAGGGCCGGGCGGCGCTCGTGACCTTCGTCACCGCCGGCGACCCCGATTTCGAGACGGCGAGCGAAATCCTCGCCGCGCTGCCGGGCGCCGGCGCCGATGTGATCGAGCTCGGCGTGCCCTTCACCGACCCGATGGCCGACGGCGTGCCGGTCCAGCTCGCCGGACAGCGCGCGCTCAAGGCCGGGCAGACGCTGCGCAAGACGCTCGCCATGGTCGAGAGCTTCCGCAAGGCCGGCCACGACACGCCGATCGTGCTGATGGGCTACTACAACCCGATCTGGGCCTATGGCGTCGAGGCCTTCCTCGCCGAGGCGCGCCGCGTCGGCGTCGACGGGCTGATCGTCGTCGATCTGCCGCCGGAGGAGGATGCGGAACTGTGCCTGCCGGCGCTTGCGGCCGGCGTCTCGTTCATCCGCCTCGCCACGCCGACGACCGACGACAGGCGCCTGCCCAAGGTGCTGCAGAACACCTCGGGCTTCGTCTACTACGTCTCGATGACCGGCGTGACCGGCGGCGCCATCGCCGATTACGGCGCTGTCGGCGCGGCGGTCGCCCGGATCAAGCGCCATACCGACCTGCCCGTCGCGGTCGGCTTCGGCGTCAAGACCGCGGCCGATGCGGCGGCGATCGCCAGAGGCGCGGACGGCGTCGTCGTCGGGTCGGCGCTGGTCGAGCGCGTGCGGCTCTCGCTCGATGGGCAGGGCAAGGCCACGGACAAGACGGTCGCGGCCGTCACCGCGCTGGTTGGCGAGCTCGCCCAGGGCATCCGCTCCGCCGCCCGGGCGGCCTGA
- a CDS encoding L,D-transpeptidase, which produces MRRVLGILAVLILSAIAGTARAGVDVKVDIVAQRMSVTTSDGEVYDWKISSGRKGFRSPNGVYRPTRLEKSWYSRKYGGAMPHAVFFRGGYAIHGTTAVGALGRPASHGCIRLHPANAAKLFALVKKHGAGQTRIALNGAAPDDLSRFAKAPAPSKAKIAKAAASKQTIAKHKIAKTKHHKPATQIARPHRGGGWEAARGQILLRPSLPAGAYGYQPYYPSGYGWR; this is translated from the coding sequence ATGCGTCGCGTTCTCGGCATCCTGGCCGTGTTGATCCTGTCGGCCATCGCCGGCACGGCGCGCGCCGGCGTCGACGTCAAGGTCGACATCGTCGCCCAGCGCATGAGCGTGACCACCAGCGACGGCGAGGTCTACGACTGGAAGATCTCGTCCGGCCGCAAGGGCTTTCGCTCGCCCAACGGCGTCTACCGGCCGACGCGCCTCGAGAAGAGCTGGTATTCGCGCAAATACGGCGGGGCGATGCCCCATGCGGTGTTCTTCCGCGGCGGCTATGCGATCCACGGCACCACCGCGGTCGGCGCGCTCGGCCGCCCCGCCTCGCATGGCTGCATCCGCCTGCACCCCGCCAACGCCGCCAAGCTCTTCGCGCTGGTGAAGAAGCACGGCGCCGGCCAGACCCGGATCGCGCTGAACGGCGCGGCTCCCGACGATCTCTCGCGCTTCGCCAAGGCGCCCGCTCCATCGAAGGCGAAGATCGCGAAAGCCGCGGCATCGAAGCAGACGATCGCCAAGCACAAGATCGCCAAGACGAAGCATCACAAGCCTGCAACGCAGATCGCCCGGCCGCATCGCGGCGGCGGCTGGGAAGCGGCGCGCGGCCAGATCCTGCTGCGCCCCAGCCTGCCGGCCGGCGCCTATGGCTACCAGCCCTATTATCCGAGCGGCTACGGCTGGCGCTGA